In one window of Porites lutea chromosome 8, jaPorLute2.1, whole genome shotgun sequence DNA:
- the LOC140945142 gene encoding octopamine receptor beta-2R-like gives MVFPQVIAAFHGLYDVIGLPGNLLVIVTIILESRFHVMRYILLASLALSDFLLLVLVNSFRIKSIAQEHWLYGQTMCYLNPFFVRYFYINTVLHLVAVSYDRYLAIVKSPLTYDGTITKTRVAFLSLIWIIPIPLSIGPFLGWGEYVYRQEGFFCEQGWALRSSSARRNMIIYPITTLVIPLLIIVFLNVSVYMAARRQINVTEVQMGGSVDAENPQPLQEIVSRRIRDRKAAIDVAIIITALLLCFLPGWIMGICRQFFPEINVPDEVVLATTCIFFLSSLCNPIIYSIRKKEFRAAIRKMLSRIGVCRLSDGNDSGKVVRFCANLESEGPSATTVKLATRDLHGECIYLETKGRSLPKFERSSLSPIKEISDY, from the coding sequence ATGGTCTTCCCTCAAGTCATAGCAGCGTTCCACGGATTGTACGATGTGATCGGTCTTCCTGGTAATTTATTGGTCATAGTGACGATCATCTTGGAATCAAGATTCCATGTGATGCGATATATTTTACTGGCAAGTCTCGCTTTATCAGACTTTCTGCTGTTGGTCCTTGTAAACTCATTCCGCATCAAAAGCATAGCACAAGAACATTGGTTATATGGCCAAACAATGTGCTATCTCAACCCATTCTTTGTCAGATACTTCTACATCAACACGGTTCTTCACTTGGTAGCAGTGTCTTATGATCGATACCTAGCGATAGTCAAGTCGCCTTTGACCTACGATGGTACCATTACAAAAACCAGGGTGGCGTTTTTGTCTCTCATCTGGATAATCCCGATTCCACTTTCCATCGGTCCATTCCTTGGTTGGGGGGAGTACGTTTACAGACAAGAGGGGTTCTTCTGCGAGCAGGGATGGGCTCTGCGAAGCAGTTCAGCTAGAAGAAACATGATAATTTACCCAATCACAACCCTCGTTATTCCGTTATTAATCATTGTATTCCTAAACGTATCAGTATACATGGCCGCGAGACGACAGATAAACGTTACTGAAGTCCAAATGGGGGGCTCTGTTGATGCTGAAAACCCTCAACCGCTGCAAGAGATCGTATCTAGAAGAATAAGAGATCGGAAGGCAGCTATCGATGTCGCCATCATTATCACCGCATTATTGTTGTGCTTTCTTCCAGGTTGGATTATGGGCATTTGCCGTCAGTTTTTTCCGGAAATTAATGTCCCAGATGAGGTAGTTCTTGCCACAACCTGCATTTTCTTCCTCAGCTCATTGTGTAATCCGATCATTTATTCTATCCGCAAAAAAGAGTTTCGTGCTGCGATTCGGAAAATGTTGAGCCGAATTGGAGTTTGTCGACTTTCTGACGGCAACGACAGCGGAAAAGTTGTTAGATTTTGTGCCAACCTCGAATCCGAAGGACCCTCGGCAACTACAGTAAAACTCGCCACCCGAGACCTCCATGGAGAGTGTATTTACTTAGAAACCAAAGGGAGATCGTTACCTAAATTTGAACGAAGTTCTCTTTCTCCAATTAAAGAAATCAGTGATTATTGA
- the LOC140945141 gene encoding octopamine receptor beta-2R-like: MAFPQVIAAFHAIYDVIGLPGNLLVVVPIILESRFHVMRYILLASLALSDFLLLVLVNSFRIKSIAQEHWLYGQTMCYLSPFFVRYFYLNTVLHLVAVSYDRYLKIVKSPLTYDGTITKTRVAFIALIWIIPVIPNSIGLFQGWGKYDYNPELIICEQGWALDLQSGAISKSRLSIFRPITTIIVPFLVILFLNVSVYKTASRHINAIEVQVGGLVDAEIAQQQESVLRRLTDRKAAVDVTIIIAAFLVCFLPFWVTVTFRQFVQGVDVPLEADLSTTCIFFLNAICNPIIYSIRKREFRNAVKKMFRRIRICRDPILTTTLSFDCRHKSRPCNSIPHS, encoded by the coding sequence ATGGCCTTCCCTCAAGTGATAGCAGCTTTCCACGCAATCTACGATGTGATCGGTCTTCCTGGTAATTTGTTGGTCGTAGTGCCGATCATCTTGGAATCAAGATTTCATGTGATGCGATATATTTTACTGGCAAGTCTGGCTTTATCAGACTTTCTGCTGTTGGTCCTCGTAAACTCATTCCGCATCAAAAGCATAGCGCAAGAACATTGGTTATATGGCCAAACAATGTGCTATCTGAGCCCTTTTTTTGTGAGATACTTCTATCTCAACACGGTTCTTCACTTGGTAGCAGTGTCTTATGATCGATACCTAAAAATAGTCAAGTCGCCTTTGACGTATGATGGAACAATTACAAAAACCAGAGTGGCGTTTATAGCTCTCATCTGGATCATTCCGGTGATTCCAAATTCTATCGGACTGTTCCAAGGTTGGGGAAAGTACGATTACAACCCAGAGTTGATCATCTGCGAGCAGGGGTGGGCTCTCGATCTGCAGAGCGGTGCCATCAGTAAAAGCCGCCTGTCTATCTTTCGACCAATCACAACTATTATTGTGCCATTCCTGGTCATTTTGTTCCTAAACGTGTCAGTGTACAAAACAGCGAGTCGGCACATAAACGCCATTGAAGTCCAAGTAGGTGGCCTTGTTGATGCTGAAATCGCTCAGCAGCAGGAGAGCGTTTTGAGGCGGTTAACAGATCGGAAGGCAGCTGTCGATGTTACCATTATAATCGCCGCGTTTTTGGTGTGCTTTCTTCCCTTCTGGGTTACAGTCACCTTTCGCCAGTTCGTCCAAGGAGTCGATGTTCCTCTCGAGGCAGATCTTAGCACTACGTGCATTTTCTTCCTCAATGCAATATGCAACCCGATTATCTATTCCATCCGAAAAAGAGAATTCCGTAACGCAGTGAAGAAAATGTTCCGACGGATCAGGATTTGTCGAGATCCTATACTAACGACAACATTATCGTTTGACTGTCGGCATAAAAGTCGTCCATGCAACAGCATCCCCCACTCATGA